A DNA window from Vigna unguiculata cultivar IT97K-499-35 chromosome 10, ASM411807v1, whole genome shotgun sequence contains the following coding sequences:
- the LOC114166795 gene encoding jasmonic acid-amido synthetase JAR1-like, with protein MLEKVEEFNMERVIEEFERVTKDAERIQRETLKKILEDNASAEYLMNLGLNGRTDPESFKAFVPLVTHKDLEPYINRILDGDTSSVLTGKPITTMSLSSGTTQGKPKFVPWNEELFDTTLQIYHTSFAFRNREFPMNNGKALGFVYSSKQFKTEGGVLAGTATTNVFRSPGFRTAMKAIQSPFCSPDEVIFGPDFHQSLYCHLLCGLIFREEIQMVSSTFAHSIVSAFRTFEQVWEELCLDIKEGVLSSKVTVPSVRTAMSKLLKPDPELANLIHNKCMGLSNWYGLIPELFPNVKYVYGIMTGSMEPYLKKLRHYAGEVPLLTSDYGSSEGWIATNVKPRVPPELATYTVLPQIGYFEFIPLTETNADDSFLCMDPKLVGLTDVKVGEEYEIVITNPAGLYRYRLGDVVKVVGFHNSAPEVKFVRRNNLLLNINIDKNTEKDLQIAVEAASQLLAEENLEVIDYTSHIDLSKEPGHYVIFWEISGEASEEVLGGCCNCMDKSFVDAGYTSSRKVNCIGALELRVVRRGTFQKILEHYVALGSAANQFKTPRYIGPTNTRVLQILNENVVKNYLSTAFN; from the exons ATGTTGGAGAAAGTGGAAGAGTTTAACATGGAGAGAGTGATAGAGGAATTTGAGAGGGTAACAAAGGATGCTGAGAGGATTCAAAGGGAAACACTGAAAAAGATTCTGGAAGATAACGCTTCTGCTGAGTACTTAATGAATTTGGGTCTAAATGGAAGAACTGACCCTGAGAGTTTCAAGGCCTTTGTTCCACTGGTCACTCACAAGGACTTGGAACCTTACATCAATAGAATACTTGATGGAGATACTTCTTCTGTTCTCACCGGCAAACCAATCACAACTATGTCTTTGAG TTCTGGCACTACTCAGGGAAAGCCAAAGTTTGTACCGTGGAATGAGGAACTGTTTGACACCACATTGCAGATATATCACACTTCTTTTGCCTTCAGAAACAG GGAATTTCCCATGAACAATGGCAAAGCCTTGGGCTTTGTTTACAGCAGCAAGCAGTTCAAGACAGAAGGGGGTGTTCTAGCAGGAACTGCCACAACCAATGTGTTTCGCAGTCCAGGGTTCAGGACTGCAATGAAGGCCATTCAGTCCCCATTTTGCAGCCCTGATGAAGTTATATTTGGTCCTGATTTTCACCAATCACTGTACTGTCACCTCTTGTGTGGACTAATCTTCAGGGAAGAAATTCAAATGGTGTCTTCCACCTTTGCACACAGCATTGTGAGTGCTTTTAGGACCTTTGAGCAAGTGTGGGAGGAGCTTTGTCTTGACATCAAAGAAGGGGTGCTGAGCAGCAAGGTCACAGTGCCCTCTGTTAGGACAGCCATGTCTAAGTTGCTGAAACCTGACCCTGAGCTGGCCAACTTGATCCACAATAAGTGCATGGGACTGAGCAACTGGTATGGCCTAATACCAGAGCTTTTCCCAAATGTGAAGTATGTTTATGGCATCATGACTGGGTCAATGGAACCTTATTTAAAGAAGTTGAGGCATTATGCTGGAGAAGTGCCTTTGTTGACTTCAGATTATGGATCTTCTGAAGGGTGGATAGCCACCAACGTGAAACCAAGAGTGCCACCTGAATTGGCCACCTACACTGTTCTTCCTCAAATTGGCTACTTTGAATTCATCCCTCTGACAGAAACTAATGCAGATGACAGTTTCCTTTGTATGGATCCTAAGCTTGTGGGGCTCACTGATGTGAAGGTTGGTGAGGAGTACGAGATAGTCATCACCAATCCAGCAG GCTTGTACAGGTACCGGCTTGGAGATGTGGTGAAGGTTGTGGGGTTCCATAACTCAGCTCCAGAAGTAAAGTTTGTTAGGCGCAACAATCTTTTGCTTAACATCAACATTGACAAGAACACAGAGAAAGATTTACAGATAGCTGTGGAAGCAGCATCGCAGTTGTTAGCAGAGGAGAATTTAGAAGTTATAGACTACACAAGCCACATAGATTTGTCCAAAGAGCCAGGGCATTATGTTATATTCTGGGAAATCAGTGGAGAAGCAAGTGAAGAAGTTCTTGGTGGATGCTGCAACTGCATGGACAAGTCTTTTGTTGATGCTGGCTACACTAGTTCTCGCAAAGTCAACTGCATTGGTGCCCTTGAACTCCGAGTTGTGAGGAGAGGAACATTCCAGAAGATTCTGGAACATTACGTGGCACTTGGATCTGCTGCAAATCAGTTCAAGACTCCAAGATACATAGGCCCTACAAACACCAGAGTGTTGCAAATATTGAATGAAAATGTTGTCAAAAACTATCTTAGTACTGCCTtcaactaa